In Thermodesulfovibrio thiophilus DSM 17215, the following are encoded in one genomic region:
- a CDS encoding biotin--[acetyl-CoA-carboxylase] ligase, which yields MEFTVEDLKKAISSKTLEIGKEIVIYDEVESTNSMANELLKQGYPSGTVVIADRQIKGKGRLGRKWISPYGKNLYMSIALKPTIPPKYATLLTLTSAVACTTALRRYTDIPVMIKWPNDMLVDDKKVGGILTEMKIEGEKIKSAVVGIGINVNMTEEDIPEEIKEIASSLKICKGEEFLRVLLAAEIIKEFDKWYQLLEKRQRKTIIDRWIQLSCTIGRQVKIVLSDKELIAVAEAIDEEGRLIVKLSDGTYEKISAGDVTLLRTK from the coding sequence ATGGAATTTACAGTAGAAGACTTAAAAAAAGCTATTTCTTCAAAAACATTAGAAATTGGGAAAGAAATAGTAATTTATGATGAAGTTGAATCAACTAACAGTATGGCTAATGAACTTTTAAAACAGGGATATCCATCAGGAACAGTTGTGATAGCGGATAGACAGATAAAGGGCAAAGGCAGGCTTGGCAGAAAATGGATTTCACCTTATGGAAAAAATCTTTATATGAGCATTGCGCTTAAACCAACTATTCCACCTAAATATGCTACGTTACTCACTTTAACCTCTGCTGTTGCCTGCACAACAGCCTTAAGAAGATATACTGATATACCTGTAATGATTAAATGGCCCAATGATATGCTGGTTGATGATAAAAAAGTTGGCGGGATTCTCACAGAAATGAAGATTGAGGGTGAAAAAATAAAGTCCGCAGTTGTTGGCATTGGTATTAATGTAAACATGACAGAAGAAGATATCCCTGAAGAGATTAAGGAAATAGCATCTTCTCTTAAAATATGTAAGGGAGAAGAATTTTTAAGGGTTTTACTTGCAGCAGAAATTATTAAAGAATTTGATAAATGGTATCAGCTTCTTGAAAAAAGACAGAGGAAAACAATTATTGATCGCTGGATACAATTAAGTTGCACTATTGGAAGACAGGTCAAGATTGTTTTGTCTGATAAGGAGCTTATTGCTGTTGCTGAAGCTATCGATGAGGAAGGTAGGTTGATTGTAAAATTGAGCGATGGAACATATGAAAAAATAAGTGCTGGTGATGTTACTCTACTCAGAACAAAATAA
- a CDS encoding MBL fold metallo-hydrolase, translating to MLENIKWLGHDTFRIIGEKVIYTDPFQIKKSERADIILITHEHYDHFSPEDIKKLLGPDTVIVIPVDCAGKIKAKEVIVKPGDKIIVDGIEIEVVPAYNINKNFHPKDKGWVGYIFKVSGKRIYLAGDTDYIPEMKNFRNIDIALLPVSGTYVMTAEEAVKAALDIKPKIAIPMHYGSIVGSEKDAQFFVEKLKDKIEARILNPER from the coding sequence ATGTTAGAAAATATTAAATGGCTGGGGCATGATACTTTTAGGATTATCGGTGAAAAAGTTATTTATACTGATCCATTTCAGATTAAAAAATCTGAGAGGGCTGATATTATTCTTATTACGCATGAACACTATGACCATTTCAGTCCTGAGGATATTAAAAAACTTTTAGGACCTGATACAGTAATTGTTATTCCAGTTGATTGTGCCGGAAAAATTAAAGCAAAAGAAGTTATTGTTAAACCAGGAGACAAAATTATCGTAGATGGAATAGAAATAGAAGTTGTTCCCGCCTACAATATAAATAAAAATTTTCATCCAAAGGATAAAGGATGGGTTGGATACATTTTTAAAGTCTCCGGTAAAAGAATTTACCTTGCAGGAGATACTGACTATATTCCAGAAATGAAAAATTTCAGAAACATTGATATTGCTTTGCTTCCTGTTTCTGGTACCTATGTAATGACAGCGGAAGAAGCAGTGAAAGCTGCGCTTGATATTAAACCAAAGATAGCAATTCCAATGCATTATGGAAGTATTGTTGGTTCCGAAAAAGATGCTCAATTTTTTGTTGAAAAACTTAAAGATAAAATAGAAGCAAGAATACTTAATCCAGAGAGGTAA